A window of Spirochaetota bacterium genomic DNA:
TCTTTTCCATATAGGGCAGCACCGCCTTCATCATTCCCGGCAGCGCCTCCATGAGCACGGCGCTCGTGGTCCGCTCGAGCGGGATGCTGCTCTCCATGATCTGCGTTACCGCCTGGAGTCCGTCCAGCTGGAGGCGGCAGTACTCGTTGTTTTCCAGGAGCACGTCCACGAGGTCCTTGTTGACCAGGTAACGGTCGCCCGAATGTTCCATCGTCCCCTTGATCACGTCGATGATCGTGACCAGGGTCCCGAATCCCGCGCCCTGGGAAAGCGAGGTCTTGAGGTTGTAGACCGATTTGGTTTCCGCGTAGTCCTTCGCCGAAATTCGACGGCTCTCCTTGTAGTTGAGCCATTCGATCTGGCTCTGCAGCTTCTTGCCGGTATTGAGCGATTGCTGGCGCTCGAGATCGCGCAGATACTTGTACTCCGCCGCCTTGTGGAGCGTCTGCTGGAATATTTCGGGATCGATGGGCTTGATGATATAATCGAACACCCCCATTTTCATGATATCGATTATGGTTCCCGGCGCGTCGAGCGCGGTCTCCACGAGTACGACCGCCTCCGGTTCTATGCCCTTCAGGTTTTCGATGAAGGCGCGCCCGTCCATGACCGGCATCATCAGGTCCACGATGTAGAGCGAAAACTTCTGCGATTCGAGCATCTGGAGGGCCAGGCTCCCGTTCGCGGCGACGACGCTGTCCACCCCCATGCTCTTGCATATCCCCTGCAGGAGCACCTGGGTTTCCTTGGTATC
This region includes:
- a CDS encoding response regulator, which codes for MLRERSNMADETVAVTNARRAAVLHKPKDPVLIVEDTKETQVLLQGICKSMGVDSVVAANGSLALQMLESQKFSLYIVDLMMPVMDGRAFIENLKGIEPEAVVLVETALDAPGTIIDIMKMGVFDYIIKPIDPEIFQQTLHKAAEYKYLRDLERQQSLNTGKKLQSQIEWLNYKESRRISAKDYAETKSVYNLKTSLSQGAGFGTLVTIIDVIKGTMEHSGDRYLVNKDLVDVLLENNEYCRLQLDGLQAVTQIMESSIPLERTTSAVLMEALPGMMKAVLPYMEKKGIKLTFPVMKAHYNLSINFEKMGLMVEELTINAYKYAQRNSAINIFAHVSEGYFWLSFKNDVPQQPYGGIPREYEKLVMEPFFRLLPPDESAARIEKFGFGLGLAVVDNVVRKHNGVFLIHDAQDHTGKDVKLCVLAEILLPVIIA